A single region of the Tachyglossus aculeatus isolate mTacAcu1 chromosome X1, mTacAcu1.pri, whole genome shotgun sequence genome encodes:
- the ITIH4 gene encoding inter-alpha-trypsin inhibitor heavy chain H4 isoform X7 produces MGAQACTALLLASLLGALMLPAQGTDHQDGIDIYSLKLDSRVTSRFAHTVITSRVVNRANEAKEALFEVELPKTAFITNYSMLIDGVTYPGNIKEKAAAQEQYKTAVSRGESAGLVKAVGRKVETFQVAVNVAPSAKVTFELVYEELLKRQLGKYKLLLNILPKQLVKHLQMDVHIFEPQGIAFLETESTFMTSNLMDALSVIQNETKAHILFKPKEPSQGDTILDGSFIVRYDVRQDMIENGIQIVNGYFVHYFAPTGLSTLPKSIVFVIDKSGSMDGRKIAQTRDALLKILGDLNPEDQFNLVVFNSRISQWQPSLLKATQENVGSAKKFVLDIRASGGTNINEALLAAIHLLDESNQRELVPENSVSMIILLTDGEPTVGETNPENIQQNIQRSLDGKYALFCLGFGFDVSYSFLEKMALDNSGLARRIYEDSDAALQLQDFYQEVATPLLKHVEFEFQDNTVLELSQNNFNLFFKGSELVVAGKLHNKEQEKLSVLIKGQSNGKNLTFEAEANVAEKEKVFQKQKYIFGSFMERLWAYLTIQQLLEKAVSATGEERTKLEARALALSLNFSFVTPLTSMVVTKPGTEDEVQLAEKPSESDNEQVDSRFHPGRGRGVSQRVNSRMFLQKSHFQAPSSNLLLTKGSSSSPQYHSAPRAWGPAGEDSSGLPTSAGSFRLRNRGPEGPRRLARPAVPGSLMDVALESEHYFLRVFTTSTPTGVSVKDTAHFILPLPGHSDVLCLNVLSSSEAPLDLITDPIQGITVRGKFETPLSQFVWLEVTYQEPPVQVRVTKDQIEVTRNGRTSPQMWKGTLFLSMSGSVLL; encoded by the exons ATGGGAGCCCAAGCCTGCACCGCATTGCTCCTCGCCTCACTCCTGGGGGCCCTGATGCTGCCGGCCCAGGGAACTGACCACCAG GATGGAATAGACATCTACAGCTTGAAATTGGACTCTAGAGTGACCTCACGCTTTGCCCACACAGTCATTACCAGCCGGGTGGTCAACAGGGCAAATGAAGCCAAAGAGGCCCTCTTTGAAGTGGAGCTGCCCAAGACAGCATTCATCACCAACTACTCCAT GCTCATCGATGGGGTTACGTACCCAGGGAATATCAAGGAGAAGGCAGCTGCTCAAGAGCAGTACAAAACAGCTGTATCCcgaggggagagtgctggtctggtcAA AGCTGTAGGGAGAAAGGTGGAGACATTCCAGGTGGCGGTGAACGTGGCGCCATCCGCCAAGGTCACTTTTGAACTCGTTTACGAGGAGCTGCTGAAGCGGCAactggggaaatacaagctgcTGCTGAACATCCTACCCAAACAGCTTGTCAAACACCTGCAG ATGGATGTCCACATCTTTGAGCCTCAGGGTATCGCTTTCCTGGAGACAGAGAGCACCTTTATGACCAGCAACCTGATGGATGCCTTATCTGTGATCCAGAATGAAACCAAG GCCCACATCCTGTTCAAGCCAAAGGAGCCAAGTCAAGGGGACACCATCCTGGATGGAAGCTTCATCGTGCGCTATGATGTGCGCCAGGACATGATTGAAAATGGCATCCAG ATCGTGAATGGCTACTTCGTACATTACTTTGCACCAACTGGCCTGTCCACGCTGCCCAAAAGCATAGTCTTTGTCATCGACAAGAGCGGCTCCATGGATGGGAGGAAGATTGCACAG acCCGAGACGCTCTGCTGAAGATCTTGGGAGACCTGAACCCTGAAGACCAATTCAACTTGGTCGTCTTCAACAGCCGGATTTCCCAGTGGCAGCCGTCTCTGCTGAAAGCCACCCAGGAGAACGTGGGCAGCGCCAAAAAATTCGTTTTGGACATCAGAGCTTCaggag GAACAAACATAAATGAGGCCCTGCTGGCAGCCATACACCTACTGGATGAAAGCAACCAGCGAGAGTTGGTTCCTGAGAATAGTGTGTCTATGATCATCCTGCTCACAGatggtgagcccaccgtgg GTGAAACTAACCCCGAGAACATTCAGCAAAATATACAGAGAAGCCTGGATGGCAAGTATGCCCTATTCTGCCTCGGCTTTGGCTTTGATGTCAGTTAttccttcctggagaagatggcaCTGGACAACAGCGGGCTGGCCCGTCGCATCTATGAGGATTCGGACGCAGCCCTGCAACTCCAG GATTTCTATCAGGAGGTGGCCACACCATTGTTGAAGCACGTGGAGTTTGAGTTTCAAGATAACACTGTTCTGGAGCTGTCACAGAACAACTTCAATCTCTTCTTCAAAGGCTCTGAGCTGGTAGTGGCTGGGAAACTCCACAATAAAGAGCAAGAGAAGCTGTCGGTTCTAATCAAAGGCCAGTCG AATGGCAAGAACTTAACATTCGAAGCGGAAGCCAATGTGGCTGAGAAGGAGAAGGTGTTTCAAAAGCAGAAGTACATTTTTGGCAGCTTCATGGAGAGGCTGTGGGCCTATCTGACGATCCAGCAGCTGCTGGAGAAAGC TGTTTCAGCCACAGGAGAAGAGCGGACGAAATTGGAAGCCCGAGCTCTGGCCTTGTCCCTGAACTTCAGCTTCGTCACCCCTCTCACGTCCATGGTGGTCACCAAGCCAGGCACCGAAGATGAGGTCCAGTTGGCCGAAAAGCCTTCTGAATCTG ataATGAGCAAGTGGACTCCAGGTTTCATCCTG gtagaggaagaggagtaTCTCAGAGGGTTAACTCCAGGATGTTCCTGCAGAAAAGTCACTTTCAAGCACCTTctt CCAACCTTTTGCTGACCAAGGGGAGCTCTTCAAGCCCTCAGTATCACTCAG CACCCAGAGCGTGGGGGCCTGCAGGAGAGGACTCTTCTGGCCTTCCCACCTCAGCAGGTAGCTTCAGGTTGCGGAACAGGGGACCAGAAGGACCGAGGAGGTTAGCCAGACCAGCAGTTCCTGGGAGCTTGATGGATGTTG ccttggagtcagagcatTATTTCTTAAGAG TTTTTACGACCAGCACTCCTACTG GGGTCTCAGTGAAAGACACCGCTCACTTTATCCTGCCCCTGCCGGGCCACAGCGACGTCCTGTGTCTGAATGTCCTCAGTTCATCCGAGGCCCCACTCGACCTGATCACTGACCCCATTCAAG GTATCACTGTGAGGGGCAAGTTTGAGACGCCATTGTCTCAGTTTGTGTGGTTGGAAGTCACCTACCAGGAGCCCCCTGTGCAGGTCCGTGTGACCAAAGACCAGATTGAAGTGACTCGCAACGGAAGGACCTCGCCTCAGATGTGGAAGGGGACGCTCTTCCTGTCAATGAGCGG
- the MUSTN1 gene encoding musculoskeletal embryonic nuclear protein 1, with product MSQEAPIKKKRPPVKEEDLKGARGNLSKNQEIKSKTYQVMRECEQAGSTAPSVFSQARTGGETVFEKPKAGPPKSVFG from the exons ATGTCACAG GAAGCTCCAATCAAGAAGAAGCGCCCCCCTGTGAAGGAGGAGGATCTCAAGGGGGCCAGAGGAAATCTCTCCAAGAACCAGGAAATCAAATCCAAAACATACCAAGTCATGCGGGAGTGTG AACAAGCTGGCTCAACTGCCCCATCTGTGTTCAGCCAGGCCCGGACGGGCGGGGAGACCGTCTTCGAGAAACCTAAGGCTGGGCCCCCCAAGAGCGTCTTTGGCTGA